AAAAACTATATCTCAATCGCGCGAACCGCTTTCGTGAATATCTACGGGCGTGCGGCACCTGATGACGAAGAAGCAAAACTCGCAGTCACTCAGATTCTGTCGTCGATGCTCTATGGGCAAGATGGCTACTTCTTTGTTTTCGACTATGACGGCAACAACCTGGTTAGCCCACGGCAGACCTATTTGATCGGAAAAAACTGGCGCGGTTTGCACGATCTAAACGGTGTGGCAATCACCGACCCCTTAATCGAAATCGCCCGCGAAGGCGGTGGTTATCACAGTTTCGACTGGACCAAGCCCAGCACCCGAGAAACCGCGCGAATGGTGACTTACGTGGTCGGCCTTCAGGATTGGAAATGGGCGGTCGGAACGGGAATATTTATCGATGATGTCCTCGAAACCGTCGCCACCGCGCGCGCCGATGTGGAAGAACGTGTCCAGCGCACATCGTTCTACATACTTGTAATCACAGTCGCTGCGCTCACCCTCGTGTTTTTGTCCGGCTTTGTCATCACGGTCCGCGAGCGCCGCCTCGCCGATGCCAAGCTCAAAGCACTTACCCAACGTGTATTTGACGCGCAGGAAGAAGAACGCGGACGCGTTGCCCGAGAACTACACGATGGTATCTCGCAGCTTTTGGTAGGTGTGCGTTATGCGTTAGACAGCGCGCGCCGCCGCCTGAAAACAGGTGATGCCAGAGGACTCGACAGCCTAGACAAGGGGATCGACCACCTTTCCGGAGCCATTCAAGAAGTACGCCGTATTTCTCGTGATCTGCGTCCGGGCGTGCTCGATGATCTTGGCCTCGGCCCTGCCCTGAAAGCGCTGACTGACGATTTTGGCGAACGCACGGGTATTGAAACTGAATTCAACACCGTCGTGTTCCGCAACCGCCTCGATCAGGAAAGTAAGATCGCGCTTTATCGCATTGCACAGGAGGCGCTCACCAACATCGAGCGTCACGCAAAGGCGACGCGGGTCACCATCGACGTGCGCGGCCACAAAAAGGGCGCGACCATGCGGATTGCAGACAATGGACAGGGTCTGCCACAAGATACACAAGACAGCCGTCGAAGCACTGGTGGTCTTGGTTTGCGCAACATGCAGGAACGGGTAGAACAGCTCGACGGCACGCTGCGGATATTCTCCTCTCGTAGTGGCACAGTGATCGTGGCAGAAGTCCCGCTGAGCCATATACTGAAGCCCGAGTCGGACGGCTCAGACAAATCAAGAAAGGCCAGCGCATGACACTCGATGCCCAAGCCTCCCCCATTCGGGTCGCTATCGTTGACGACCACCCCATGGTTGCCGAAGGCATCCAATCCATATTGGAAAGTTACGACGACATCTCTGTGGTCGGCACACTCACAAATGGTCGCGAAGCCGTGGACCGGCTACCGGTTCTGCGCCCGGACGTTGTGCTTATGGATTTGAATATGCCGGAAATCGGCGGCCTGACGGCGACCGAAATGCTTCTGGAACTGGATCCTGATCTGCGTGTTCTCATCCTGTCCATGCACGACAGCCCCGAATATATCTCGACAGCCCTTAGCCACGGCGCAATGGGATATGTCCTCAAGGACGTTCAAACCGAAGAGATCAAAACCGCGATCGATGAAGTTATGCAGGGCAACCGATATCTCTGTACCGGCGCCAAAGGTTCGCTCGAACCGACCGACGGTGGAGAGCGCGAACCGCTGACAAGTCGCGAGCAAACCGTGCTTCTCCAGCTTGCACAGGGCAAATCCAACAAAGAAGTGGCTATTGAACTGGATATCTCCGTGCGGACTGTGGAAACCCACCGCAAGAACATCAAGCGAAAGCTGGGCATCAGCAGCACCGCCGGCCTCACCCGTTACGCGATGGAACACGGCGTTCTGCAAGGTACTGGCGTTGGTCTTTGAGACCACCGAAGGATCAAGCCAGCGACTGACCAAAAAACACCAGAGTGCAATCCTCGTCCGCGACGTGAAATTCCCGCTGGCCATAGTCCTGATTAAATGGAGCACGCACCCGCTCCCTGGGCAACTTGTCTAACTGGGCTTTCATTTCCGCATAAAGCGCGTCGAGGTCTGCTACATCGATGTAAAAGCTGCCTTCACGTTCTGGATGACCGAGATCTACCTCTGGAAAAACTTCAACCAACCGTACAGCAACGCAATCCCGCCGCAGGAACGCGTAGTTGTCGGCTTGGAAACCGACTTCGAACCCTAAAACATCCCGATAGAACCCGATCTGGCGCTCCAAATTGCTGCAGGGCACGAATGGCGTGATCTGTTGAAGCTGCATTTCACCCTCAATATTTCGTCAAATTTCACAAACAACCCCACGTCGCGCAACTTTCGCAAAGAAAATGTGCGCAAAACCATGCTTTTGCATCGGTTTCGCTGTTGACGCCGCGATGCAGCGCCCATAAGGTCCGGTCCGAACCCATTAAAGGACCTCGACGATGCACAGGCTAGTCGTAATTGTAGGAAAATGGCGCATGGGCCGGTAACGGACACCATTACGGTACCCCATGCGCCCTCGCCCAACAGCGGGGGCTTTTTTGTGGAACGTGAAATAGACGACGTCGATAAGCGGAGAACTCGGATGACACGTCAAATGACCGGAGCGAAAATGGTGGTTCAAGCCCTGAAGGATCAGGGTGTGGACACAGTCTTTGGCTACCCCGGAGGCGCCGTCCTTCCAATTTATGACGAGATCTTTCAGCAGAACGACATTCGCCATATTCTGGTGCGCCACGAACAAGGCGCCGTTCACGCTGCAGAAGGCTATGCTCGATCAACTGGCAAGGTAGGTGTGGCACTTGTTACCTCGGGCCCAGGTGCGACAAACGCTGTCACCGGCCTGACGGACGCGCTGCTGGACTCGATTCCGATCGTTGTCCTGACAGGTCAGGTCCCAACCTTTATGATCGGTTCGGACGCCTTTCAGGAGGCTGACACCGTAGGCATCACTCGCCCGTGCACCAAACACAACTGGCTCGCCAAGGATACCGATACACTTGCGGAAACACTGCATCAGGCGTTTCACGTGGCCCGCTCAGGTCGCCCCGGCCCGGTGCTGATCGACATCCCGAAGGATGTACAGTTCGCCAACGGCAATTACACAGCTCCAGAGAAGTCGGACACCACAATCTATCAGCCGCAAACCAAGGGCGACATCGAAGCCATCAACGAATTGGTCGAGGCCATCGCTGTGGCCGAACGCCCGGTTTTCTACACAGGCGGCGGTGTTATCAGTTCCGGTCCGCAGGCGTCCAAACTGCTGCGTGAGTTGGTTGAGGCAACCAACATCCCGATCACGTCTACCTTGATGGGACTGGGCGCCTACCCCGCATCTGGCCCCAACTGGCTGGGCATGCTGGGTATGCACGGCCTGTATGAGGCCAACATGGCGATGCATGACTGTGATCTGATGATCAACATTGGTGCCCGTTTTGACGACCGGATCACCGGTCTGATCTCTGCCTTCTCGCCCGGGTCTAAGAAGGCGCACATCGATATTGATCCGTCTTCGATCAACAAAGTGATCAAAGCCGATATTCCGATCGTTGGCGACGTGACCTCTGTGCTGACCGATCTCTTGAAAGTCTTTAAGGCGCAAGGCAAACGCACCAACAAGGACGCCATCGCCAAGTGGCACGATCAAATCAACGACTGGCGCAAAGTCGAATGCCTCAAATATGTACAGGAAGGCAAAACGATCAAACCGCAATATGCGCTGGCTCGCCTTGAGGCGTTGACCAAAGACATGGATCGCTATGTCACCACCGAAGTCGGCCAACACCAGATGTGGGCCGCACAATACCTCGGCTTTGAAGATCCCAACCGTTGGATGACCTCCGGTGGTCTCGGCACTATGGGTTACGGTTTTCCTGCGTCTATCGGTGTGCAGATGGCACATCCCGATAGCCTCGTGATCAACGTTGCGGGCGAAGCCAGTTGGTTGATGAACATGCAGGAAATGGGCACCGCAGTGCAATTCCGCCTGCCGGTGAAACAGTTCATTCTTAACAACGAGCGCCTCGGCATGGTGCGTCAGTGGCAGGAACTGCTGCATGGCGAACGCTACAGCCACAGCTGGTCCGAAGCCCTGCCCGACTTCGTGAAACTCGCCGAGGCCTTTGGCGCCAAAGGCATACTTTGCTCGGACCCTGACGATCTGGACGACGCGATCATGGAAATGATCAATCATGATGGCCCGGTGATCTTCGACTGTCTGGTCGAGAAACACGAGAACTGCTTCCCGATGATCCCGTCAGGCAAACCGCACAACGAAATGCTTTTGGGCGAGGCCAACACGCAGGGCGTCATCCAGTCCGGCGGCGCGGTATTGGTGTAAGGAGAGAAAGAATGTCTGCTCTAAAAATCAAAAAAGGCTCCACGAGCCACTCCGCCTACAACCTGCGCCCGACTTTCTCGGACGAGCCGGAAACCCACACGTTGGCCGTGCTGGTGGACAACGAACCTGGTGTCTTGGCCCGCGTGATCGGGTTGTTTTCCGGCCGCGGCTACAACATCGAAAGCCTGACGGTGGCCGAAGTTGATCACACTGGCCACCTCTCGCGGATCACCGTCGTAACCACCGGCACGCCGCAGGTCATTGAACAGATCAAGGCCCAACTTGGCCGGATCGTACCAGTTCATGCTGTGCACGACCTCACCGTCGAAGGCGCATCTGTAGAGCGTGAACTTGCGCTCTTCAAAGTGGCCGGTACCGGGGACAAACGCGTTGAGGCTTTGCGCCTTGCCGATATCTTCCGCGCGAATGCAGTTGATAGCACATTGGAGAGCTTTGTGTTTGAACTTACGGGCGCTCCAGAGAAAATCGACGCCTTCGCGGATCTTATGCGCCCCCTTGGACTGATTGAAGTAGCCCGTACCGGCGTTGCTGCGCTGTCGCGCGGCGCAGAGTAGTTACAAATCAGACAATTTATGTTGTCAGAGGTCGCTTCGGCGGCCTCATTTTTTGGTCACCCAAGGACGCTATTCAACGACCGCCAACTTGTCCGATCTGGGTCGAAAATTCAGCACGTTGCTGTGCTGATGCGTGGCCCCGCGGATTGGTTTTCGTTGTTTCGGTGATTTCGCTGTCTGATGCCGGTCTCCGTTCTGCACACCCGATGCCCGCACGATCGCGGGCAGACCGTAGCCGACTCCGCGCTGCACTGTCGTGGGATTTCTCGCGTATCTCAGAGTCCGTTCTTCACTGACGTCAAAGCGCACCAGATCGCCTTCTCCAAGTGTGTTGGAATCGCAGCCTTGCAAGGCTTCATTTCCGTTGAAATAGGCCAGTTTTCCGTGATCTTCGCACCAAATCACCGCCCTGTTTCGCTTCTTGTCATGCCACAAAACGACACCAAGCATTTGATCTGTCTCTCCTTTTCCCCCGTATCCCAAGTGTCACAAATGTATTTCGTGTCGAACATGGTTAATTGGATCAGGAAACCAACGAAATTGTGTCGATTACCCTTGGCTTCGGCGCGAAATTGCGTCACGATGACGCCAGTTAGCGTCAATGCAAGACCTATTTTGGATCAAGCAAAACCCAAGCGGGAAATATTAAAGTGAATTACTCGGAGGAGGTGAATTTTGGCTGAGGCGCTCTGGACCCACGGCAATGGCAAATCTCCAGCCGAATTGCGCCAGATGTTCGGTCACAATTTGCGCACGCTTGCCCGTGAATACCCTTCGGTTTCTAAACTGTGCCGAGACCTTGGCATTAACCGCACCCAGTTCAATCGCTACTTGGCCGGCGAGAGCTTTCCGCGCCCCGATGTGCTTTATCGGATCTGCGAGTTTTTCGGCACAGATGCTCGCATCCTTCTGGAACCCATCGACAACATCGAGCCTGACAACGGCATTCTCAATCATCCTTATTTGGCTGACTACGTGGGATCTGGTGCCACAGACATTCCGCAGGATGTATTTCCGGACGGATTTTACCACTTCTCTCGTCGCAGTTTCATCGAAAGCGAGCTCATCATCACTGGGCTTGTCTATGTATTCCGGAAAGACAATCACTGCTTCATCCGCGCCTATGAAGCCAAAAAGGCAATGGAGGAGCAGGGCTTACCTACAGATGCGGAGACCCGTGAGTTTCGCGGCGTTGTCCTGCCACAGGAAGACGGCGTTGCAGCCGTTTTGAGTCACCGCCGTACAATGGCGACGTCCTTCAACTATCTCAGCCGCGTGGCCAGCTTCCAAAACCACTACTGGATTGGATACGCCACGCGCACGGTGCGCGAAACAGTCACCGGACGACGCGCGGCGCGCCTGGTTTACGAACATCTGGGACGGGACATCTCTACAGCTTTGAAGGTCGCCCGCACTGTCGGGTTCCGGCGTCCCGAAGACCTACCTCCCTACCACCGAAAGCTGTTGCAACTGGGCCGTCCCTTTGCGTGACGGCATGCCGCTCTGCGTCACTGCAAGTCGCTCTTGGACAAGTGAAGCGCCCCTGCCCGCGCCTAGGCTTTTGAAAGCCACTGCGGAGAATCGCCATGACCAGCACCCCGACCGACCTCGACGCCGTCCGCCGTCCTGTTGAAAAGGCCAAAGGCCTGCCAAACCCGCACTACACGGACGCAGCCGTCTTTGCCGAGGAAACACAGGCAGCGCTTCTATCGACTTGGGCTGGTCTCGCCGTCGCAGCGGATGTTCCGGAAGCCGGCGACGCAAAGCCAATCTCGTTTCTGGGAATGCCGCTTTTGCTTCTCCGGGATCGTGAAGGCATCGTGCGCGTGTTCAACAACACTTGTCGTCACCGAGGCATGATCCTCGTCGAAGAGCCACGAAAGATCGAAGGCGCAATTCGCTGCCCCTATCATTCTTGGTGCTACGCAACTGATGGTCGTCTGGTCACAACCCCTCACGTTGGCGGTCCAGGTCAAAACAAGCACGACGCCATGAAGCGTGAGGATCTTGGCCTGATTGAGGTCCGAACCCACATCTGGCGCGACGTTGTTTTCGTCAATATCTCTGGCGATGCGCCCGCTTTTGAGGATGTGCACGAAGACCTTCTTGATCGCTGGAAAGAATTCGATCAGCCACATCACCACGGTGGGCCGGACAGCCGATTTGAGTTGCGCGTCAAAACCAATTGGAAACTTGCCGTCGAAAATTACTGCGAAAGCTATCACCTGCCGTGGGTCCATCCTGGCCTGAACAGCTATTCTCGTCTCGAAGACCACTACAATATCAATGAATTGGGACGCTATTCGGGACAAGGCACCAACGTTTACAGGCAACTCACAGGCGAAAATGGCGCTACCTTCCCTGACTTTGCAGGGCTGTCCGACTTCTGGAACGAAGGTGCCGAATATATTGCCGTCTATCCCAACGTGTTGCTCGGCGCGCAACGCGACCATGCCTTCGCAATTGTGCTTGAACCCGTTGATACGGAAAACACGGTGGAACACATCCACCTTTATTACGCGACCGAAGAAACCGACGCAGAACTGCGCGCCAGAAACACTGCGCAATGGAAAGAAGTTTTCGAGGAAGACGTATTTGTTGTCGAAGGCATGCAGCGTGGGCGACATGCGCCGGGCTTTGACGGTGGACGTTTTTCACCCGCAATGGATGGACCAACCCACTGTTTCCACGATTGGGTTGCTCAGCGGTTGCAAATGCACCGCGCGTCAAATTCCAACGCCGCCGAATGAGCGACACATTGGACGCGCGCCTGCTCGCTGCACATGCGGCAGGCGACAAATTCGCTTTGGTGTCGCTCTATGCCGAGGCGGCCGAAAGCGCGGCTGACGACAAGACGAGAGGTTTCTATCTCACCCACGCCTATGTTTTCGCTTTGGAAACCGGCGACCAACGTGCAGCCAAGCTGCACGAAATACTCAAAGGTATGGGGCGAGACTAACCCCTATCCTTGAGCGCCTGCAGCCTTCAACTGCGCATACAAATGCCAACTTGCGTGGCCCAGAATCGGCAGTGAAACAAAAAGACCCAAAAAGCCTGGCATCATCGAAAGGAAGGTCACAACAGCCAGCAATGCGCCCCAAGCGAACATGACCTTGAAATTGTCTTGCACGAATTTGAAGCTCGAAATCATCGCGGTGACAAAATCCACCTCGCGATCCAACAACAGTGGCAAGCTTACAACGGTAATCATGTAAAGCAGCAGCGCAAAACCCGCTCCGACCACAGTCCCCATTGCCAGCATCTGCAATCCGTTGATCGTAAAATAGATATCGAGCGAGCTCGACACGTTCGTCATTGTAGAGAGTCCCAAAAAAAGCGCGAAAATCATGTGTGCCAAGAAAAACCAGAACAAGAACACGATGATAATAACCGCACAGATTGACGGTAGCTGCCGTTTGCTTTGTCGTATCACCACGCCGGTGATATCTCCCCATGTCATTGGACTTTTGTTTTCCAGTCGGCGGCTAACCTCATAAAGACCAACGGCGGCAAATGGACCGATCAAAGGAAAACCAATCGCCGCAAAGGTCAGCCAGTAACTCTGCCCACTGACCCACGTCAGCCACAACATGGCCCAGCCTCCGATCACGTAAAACAGAGAGAAGGCGATTCCATAAAGTGGCTTTTTGACGAAATCCCGCGCTCCGCGACGCAGCGCTTCCTTCAACATCGGAAATTCGGCCGCACCCAGAGGCGGAACTCCCATTTCCGGCGAAATGCCGGTGTCCGTTGGTGCTGCCGCCTCCTGCGTCATGCGCGCTTCTCCCTTTCGTCTCCTCTCAAAGGATCAAAGCCGCTTTCGCACACCCAATCAAGCTATTGATAAACCGGTATTTCCCGAGGCGCTCACAACTATGGTCGTTTCTCCGGCCAGTTCGTTGCCTTGTGATAGGCCTGAGCAATCTCCAGAACCGTCCTGTCAGCGCCTTTAGCGCCGATGATCTGCATCCCCATCGGCAGGCCCTGCGCGCTAAATCCTACGGGCACACTGACGACCGGCAGCCCCAAAAGGCTGGCAGGCACCATCACTTGCATCCAGCGGTGGTAGGTATCCATTGCCGCCCCTGAGATTTCCTTTGGCCAATCCCACTCCGCGGGAAACGGCCAACACTGAGCCACGGGCAGCACCACCGCATCAACAGTGTCAAACATTCTCGCCGCGGCCGCGAACCAATCGGAACGAACTTTGGTGGCCCGATGCAGGTCCATCGCAGGCATATCCATGCCACGTTTGACTTCCCACTGAGCCTCAGGCTTAAGCCGGTCTCGCTTGGTGTCGTCCGCATAGAGTGGCGCCAATTCGCCAGCCAACGCAAAAGACCGCAAATCCGCCCAACTCTGGAACATGTCTTCGGCTTCGAACGGCGGGGCCAGATCGCACAGTTCAGCGCCCAGGCCATCAAGGACTTCGAACCCTCTCCTGCAGAGCTCCAGCACTCCGCCTTCCATGGGCATCGCCCCACCCCAGTCACCTAACCAGCCGATCCGTCGACCTGAAGCAGCCCCTTCCTCCGGCAATTCCCAATCCTGAGCGGGCATGTTGAAAGGCACTTGTCCCTCGGGTTGCGCAATAACGTCTAACATCACAGCCATATCGCGCGGGCTGCGCGCCATCGGGCCGATTGTGCTCAACTGCTGCCAAAAACTTTCGCTGCCCGGCTCCCGCGGCACCACGCCCCAGCTTGGCCGGAACCCATACACATTGTTCCACGCCGCTGGATTGCGCAGGCTGCCCATCATGTCGCTGCCATCCGCCAGCGCCACCATGCCCGTGGCCAGCGCAACCGCAGCGCCACCGGAACTGCCGCCAGCCGTGCGGCTATGGTCATACGGATTGCGCGTCACCCCATGCACAGGGTTGTAGCTGTGGCTGCCCAGCCCGAACTCCGGCACATTGGTTTTGCCAATAAAAATAGCGCCTTCCTCGCGCATCAGCGCCACAAACCGGCTGTCTTGGGCGGAGATATTGTCGGCAAACAAAGATGAGCCTTGCGTATTGCGCGTGCCCTTAACGTCCGCCAACGCCTTGATCGCAATTGGCAGCCCATGCAGCTTGCCGCGCTCATTCTCAGGCACCGCGTCCGCCGCCCGCGCCTCCGCCAGCAATTCCTCATCTGCCCGCAAATCGACAATCGCATTCACTGCCGGATTACGCTCAGCAATCCGCGCCAATGTCGCTTGCATCACGGTTTCCGCACTCAGGCGCCCGCCCCGCAGCGCCGCAATCAAGTCGACTGCATCCCAATCAAGAAATTCGCTCATGTCCGTCTCCCCAGAATAGAAGAAACGCTACATCAGAGCGGCAGGAACACAAGGCCCGGAATACAACGAGCGCAATTTGCGCGGTCGCGTTATTCCTCGCTCTGCGCGTCCGCCCGGCTCTTTCCAGCCACGTTCATCGCCAGTGTCGCCGCCATGAACCCGTCAAGGTCGCCGTCCAGTACGCCTTTGGTATCCGCGGTTTCATAGTTCGTACGAAGGTCTTTGACCATCTGATATGGCTGCATCACATACGAACGGATTTGCGCGCCCCAACCAGCATCACCTTTAGCTTCGTGCAGAGCATTCACCTCAGCGCTACGGCGATCAAGTTCGAGTTGGTAAAGCCGCGATTTCAGCGCTTTCATCGCGATATCACGGTTCTGGTGCTGCGATTTTTCCGAGCTGGTAACAACGATACCCGTCGGGTGGTGCGTGATCCGCACCGCCGAGTCGGTGGTGTTCACGTGCTGCCCACCTGCACCGGACGACCGATAGGTATCGATCCGAATATCGGCTGGGTTCACTTCCACCTCGATGTTGTCGTCAATCACAGGATAAGCGCCAACGGCTGCAAATGATGTCTCCCGTGTGCCTTTGCCAAAGGGGGAAATCCGCACCAAACGGTGCGTACCACTTTCTGACTTCAACCAACCGTAAGCATTGTGGCCCTTGATCTGATAGGTCGCAGATTTGATTCCAGCTTCCGTACCTGCCTGCTCTTCCTGCAACTCAACAGAAAAACCGCGGCTTTCAGCCCATCGCACATACATACGCGCCAGCATGCTGGCCCAGTCGCAAGCTTCTGTTCCGCCTGCGCCGGATTTGATTTCAAGAAAGGCGTCATTCCCATCTGTTTCGCCGTTCAGAAGCGCTTCAAGCTCCTTCTTCGCCGCCTTTTCTTTGAGCGCGGCCAAGGCTGTCTCGGCTTCTTCCACGACCTCTTCGTCTTCTTCCATCTCGCCCAGTTCAATGAGTTCGACATTGTCACGCATCTCGGTTTCGATGGCTTTGACGGTATCCAGTGCATCAACAAGCATCTGGCGCTCGCGCATCAGCTTTTGAGCCGCTGCCGGATCATTCCACAGGTCAGGGTCCTCCACCCGCGCGTTGAACTCTTCCAAACGGAAAGCTGCAGTTTCAAATCCCATCCGCTGACGCAACAGCTCCAGGGATTTTTCGATATCTGCAACAAGGTTCTGTGCTTCAGCGCGCATGGTCAATCCTGCTTCTTACGGTTCAGACATGGGTGATAAACCAGCAGGCAGGAGGGGGCAAGTTGGACCAACCCATTTCCTTGCCGACGCTTTCATTCCTTAGAAACACCGCTTCCGCTTCGCGATCCTCATTTACAGGCATCGCGCGAACGATGCCTGCTCGTGTGTTAAGGTTCACAATAGTCCGGGCCACAGCCTCTCCTGCGCTCGATGAAGCAGTCCGGTGGCTATACGGTCTTACACAGCGCTCACTCTCGATGGTCGTAGACCACCTCTCCCCCCATCATCGTGAACAGAACATCGACTTCGGAAATGTCATTAGGGTCAATTTCATACAAATCCTTGTCCAGCACGACGATTTCGGCTTTTTTCCCGACCTCCAGGCTTCCAATCTCGTCATCCATGTTCAGGTTCCAGGCGGCATTGATTGTTGCTGCCCGTATTGCAACATCGACATCCACTCCTGCGCCGGCTCCTCCAAGCGGATCAATGTGTTTGCGGCCGTCAATCGTACGGGTCATTGCAGTTGCGATGGCAACCAAGGGGCGGTACTCGGAAATCC
This genomic window from Shimia isoporae contains:
- a CDS encoding amidohydrolase family protein, encoding MLNAQMQVFTQVVNVSPEYTLSGIEEWFPRFAELNVVYDSSGACMSYDPNLSAPSDLRLGKARVQEMVPMQMIAEKGGRVSLGSDWPVSGWISEYRPLVAIATAMTRTIDGRKHIDPLGGAGAGVDVDVAIRAATINAAWNLNMDDEIGSLEVGKKAEIVVLDKDLYEIDPNDISEVDVLFTMMGGEVVYDHRE